From the Musa acuminata AAA Group cultivar baxijiao chromosome BXJ3-7, Cavendish_Baxijiao_AAA, whole genome shotgun sequence genome, one window contains:
- the LOC103992737 gene encoding beclin-1-like protein has translation MEDEIGGGDKGKSFPMDPNLPIGVCQNCHHALCVVGVDSYADKFFNDPSRSGMQASTVQGSVMGASRMDHSFVVLPKQKYQGHGVPPRPRSTTPQPDNSHSAKAIEESYVVLPPAAASMYKSELTPEEGGAQQRFQGGSPSSGLQVNGPGFHSSIILKRAFDIATTQTQVEQPLCLECMRLLSDKLDKEVEDVNRDIKSYEACLKQFEMESYDVLSEADFLQEKAKIGEEERRLQAEIEEIEKQRLEVNAELKEVQVKSKEFKELEERYWHEFNSFQFQLISHQEERDALLAKIEVSQAHLDLLKRTNVLNDAFSISHDGEFGTINNFRLGRLPKIPVEWDEINAAWGQACLLLHTMAQHFRPKFLYRIKILPMGSYPRIMDNNNNTYDLFGPVNLFWSTRYDKAMTLFLTCLKEFAEFANLKDQENNIPPEKCFRLPYKIENDKLDSYTITQSFNKQENWTKALKYTLCNLKWVQYWFVGNSNFQPLSAMASSRADVPVMGSSHAKQSADRRS, from the exons ATGGAGGACGAAATCGGAGGAGGAGACAAGGGGAAGAGCTTCCCGATGGATCCCAACCTCCCCATAGGGGTCTGCCAGAACTGCCACCACGCCCTCTGCGTCGTCGGCGTCGATTCCTACGCCGACAAGTTCTTCAACGACCCATCCCGCTCCG GCATGCAAGCCTCCACAGTTCAGGGAAGCGTGATGGGCGCTAGCCGAATGGATCATTCATTTGTGGTGCTACCAAAACAAAAATATCAGGGTCATGGAGTTCCTCCACGCCCACGAAGCACTACTCCACAGCCAGACAATAGCCACTCTGCAAAGGCAATCGAGGAGTCATATGTTGTGTTACCACCTGCTGCTGCTTCAATGTACAAGAGTGAGTTGACACCTGAAGAGGGGGGAGCCCAACAACGGTTCCAAGGTGGAAGTCCTAGCAGTGGTTTGCAGGTCAATGGCCCAGGATTCCACTCTAGCATAATCTTGAAAAGGGCATTTGATATTGCAACTACACAGACACAG GTTGAGCAACCTCTTTGTTTGGAATGCATGAGACTGTTGTCAGATAAACTTGATAAAGAGGTAGAAGATGTGAACCGAGACATCAAATCCTATGAAGCATGCCTTAAACAATTTGAAATGGAATCCTATGATGTTCTTAGTGAGGCCGACTTTCTACAAGAGAAAGCGAAG ATTGGGGAAGAAGAGAGAAGACTTCAGGCTGAAATTGAAGAAATTGAGAAGCAGCGTTTGGAAGTTAATGCTGAACTGAAGGAGGTACAAGTGAAATCCAAGGAGTTTAAAGAGTTAGAGGAGCG CTATTGGCATGAGTTCAACTCCTTCCAATTCCAACTGATTTCTCATCAG GAAGAGAGAGATGCTCTATTAGCCAAGATAGAAGTTTCACAAGCACACTTAGATTTACTGAAGCGAACCAATGTGCTAAATGATGCTTTCTCTATTTCACATGATGGAGAATTTGGAACTATTAACAACTTTCGACTTGGCCGTCTTCCTAAGATACCG GTTGAATGGGATGAAATAAATGCTGCTTGGGGCCAGGCATGTCTTCTTCTTCATACTATGGCTCAACATTTTCGACCAAAGTTTCT GTATCGAATAAAGATTCTTCCGATGGGAAGCTATCCCCGTATTATGGACAATAACAATAATACATATGACCT GTTTGGTCCTGTGAATTTGTTCTGGAGCACTCGCTATGACAAAGCAATGACATTGTTTTTGACATGCCTCAAAGAGTTTGCAGAATTTGCAAATCTGAAGGACCAAGAAAATAATATACCTCCTGAGAAATGCTTTAGACTGCCCTACAA AATTGAGAATGACAAGTTGGATAGCTACACAATCACCCAAAGTTTCAACAAGCAGGAGAATTGGACAAAAGCTCTGAAGTACACATTATGCAATCTTAAATGGGTCCAGTATTGGTTTGTCGGCAATTCCAACTTTCAGCCTCTTTCAGCAATGGCTTCTTCACGTGCTGATGTGCCAGTCATGGGATCTTCGCATGCGAAACAATCTGCTGACCGAAGGAGCTGA
- the LOC103992736 gene encoding uncharacterized protein LOC103992736: MAIYQIFVKLLDGRTQCLQIPSPTLSGETLRRDLVARTRIPLRFLRLVSGSRVISDETVISASTDGLFPSVSLLLRLPGGKGGFGSLLRGAATKAGQKKTNNFDACRDMSGRRLRHVNAEKKLEEWKAEAEERRLEKLAEDFLKKKAKEVKKNSTAAVEKYLEKYREDAEKCMEEVEESVRQSFSLYKESKRKILPLSEPSSKRLKIWLGKKKMEDSDSDTDDSEHEDEDDDSDNVDEKSVVLDDGNCLNQSKVDEDGTASGSFSGADSDDESSGGGSAKSNIDELNGDGILSSPAVEQVSGSGDSNSGSDEIDAGKAGAPEEVKDVVVSAVEEAPKASEYKLEVESQPESAQKVPELVNKETVIESTNVSSPEELLNFDNYDSAAELEVLGMERLKSLLQKHGLKCGGTLQERASRLFLLKTTPLEKLPKKVLAK; the protein is encoded by the exons ATGGCGATCTACCAGATCTTCGTCAAGCTTCTCGACGGTCGAACCCAATGCCTCCAGATCCCCTCCCCCACCCTCTCCGGCGAAACCCTAAGGCGCGATCTCGTCGCGAGAACCCGAATTCCCCTCCGATTCCTTCGTCTCGTCTCTGGATCCCGAGTAATCTCCGACGAAACCGTCATCTCGGCCTCGACTGACGGCCTCTTCCCCTCTGTTAGCCTTCTCCTCCGCCTTCCCGGTGGCAAGGGAGGGTTCGGCTCCCTCCTCCGTGGCGCTGCTACAAAGGCCGGTCAGAAGAAGACCAACAACTTCGACGCCTGCAGGGACATGAGCGGCCGCCGGCTTCGCCACGTGAACGCCGAGAAGAAGCTTGAGGAGTGGAAGGCCGAGGCCGAGGAGCGGAGGCTGGAGAAGCTAGCGGAGGATTTCCTGAAAAAGAAGGCCAAGGAGGTGAAGAAGAACTCGACAGCGGCCGTGGAGAAATACCTGGAGAAGTATAGAGAGGACGCAGAGAAGTGTATGGAGGAGGTAGAGGAGTCGGTGCGGCAATCCTTCTCGTTGTACAAGGAGTCTAAGCGTAAAATCTTGCCTTTGTCCGAGCCTTCTTCCAAGCGCTTGAAGATATG GCTGGGAAAGAAAAAGATGGAAGACAGTGATAGTGATACAGATGACAGCGAACACGAAGACGAAGATGATGATAGTGATAATGTAGATGAGAAATCTGTAGTACTTGATGATGGAAATTGTTTGAACCAAAGCAAGGTAGATGAGGATGGCACAGCATCAGGTTCCTTTTCTGGTGCTGATTCTGATGACGAATCATCTGGTGGTGGTTCTGCAAAAAGCAACATCGATGAGCTAAATGGAGATGGTATCTTGAGTTCACCAGCGGTTGAACAGGTGTCTGGAAGTGGAGACAGTAACTCAGGATCAGATGAAATTGATGCAGGCAAAGCTGGAGCACCTGAAGAAGTTAAGGATGTTGTGGTTTCTGCTGTGGAAGAGGCGCCAAAGGCAAGCGAGTACAAATTAGAAGTGGAGAGTCAACCTGAATCAGCACAGAAAGTACCTGAGCTGGTCAATAAGGAAACAGTTATTGAGAGCACCAATGTGTCCAGTCCAGAGGAACTACTGAACTTTGACAATTATGACTCAGCAGCAGAATTGGAG GTGCTTGGTATGGAACGGCTGAAATcactgctgcagaagcatggaCTTAAATGTGGTGGTACCTTGCAGGAGCGTGCTTCAAGGCTTTTTCTGCTGAAAACAACTCCACTGGAAAAGTTGCCCAAGAAGGTTCTAGCTAAATAG